GACAATAAACCCAAGTGATATATTAACTAAACTTAAAGAACGAAATATTGTACATGGTATAGATTATACCGCAATAAATGCAGCTTGCGCTTCAGAACAAGACGGAATTTATTTAATAGCAAAGGGTAATCCGCCAACGACAGGAAAAAATGGAAGTTTCCAAATCTTTAATGATGTTGAAGTAAAGAAACAATTAAAAGAGCGCGTAGATGGTTCTGTGGATTTTAGAGAGACTACGGAGTTCCCCTCAGTTAATTTTGGTCAAATTATTGGTGAAGTGATACCACCAATTGAAGGGACACCAGGAAAAGATGTAACTGGTGGAGTGATTGAACCCAAAAAAGTATACCCGATTAAGCTAAAAGCGGGTACAGGAGTTATTATCGTAGATGATTCTAAAGTCGTGTCAACAGAAACTGGATACCCCGAAGTTAAACTGGTTGGCCAGTTGGCAACGGTTTCAGTTGTGCCTAAATTAGTGATTCAACATGATATAACAATAGAAACAGGTAATGTCCATTATCTAGGAGCAGTAGAAGTTAAAGCATCCATCCAAGATAATATGACAGTAGAAGCTAAAGGTAATATCAAAGTTGACGGTAATGTAATTCGGGCAAAAGTTTTATCAGGAAAATCAATTATAGTAAATAAAAATATTATTGCAAGTAGCTTGACTTCAGGAAATGGATTACTACAAAAACTTGAACTTTCAAAGGACTTAATTCGTTTAACAAACGGATTAAATAATTTAATTGCGGCAATAAAGCAGTTATCACAGGCTCCGGCATTTAAAATTCATTCTCTTAAAGTAACTGGGCTCGGACCACTTGTGAATATTCTTTTTAATAGTAAATTTAAAGATATTCCACCATTAATCAACACCATTGTAAATAAAATAAAAGAGAATTCCTCGATTATTGAAACTGAATGGAATGACTTTGCAGAAGTAATAAATAAAGAGTTTATATCTTTTCATCATTCTTCATTAAGAGATGAGGAAGATATTGATAAAATAATAAAACAGGCGGAATCTTTGTACTTACCAGTAATCAATGAAAATGATAATGATCCTCAATTTATCAAAGCAAATTTTGTTCAAAATAGTGATTTATATTCAAGTGGTGATATATACATTTCGGGTCAGGGAGTTTATAGCTCGAAATTACATGCAAGAAAAGGTATAAAAATAAATGGCTTTGTTCGTGGTGGTGAAATTCATGCGGAAGAAAGTGTAATCATTGACGAGGTTGGATTCAGAGCAAGTTCTTATGTTAAAATATCTGTATCTAAAGATGGGTATATCAAGATTAATAATGCATCCCCGAATACGATTATTCAAATTGGTGGGCAATCACAAATCTTATATAATCCGGCAAAAAACCTTTATGCAAAATTAGATAATCTAGGCAACTTAGTAGTATCGAAGGAGGAATAACATGTTCCGTTTTAATATAAAAGAAGAACATGAAAAAACCATTGTTCATTTAGACGGGGATTTAGATATTGAAGCAACAGAGGTCATTGAAGGTGAATTAATGAATGACTTAAAAAATACTTCAGGATTTGTAGAGCTTGATTTTAAAAATATCGATTTTGTAGATTCTTCTGGAATTGGATTACTAATTACGTTAATATCCTTTTTAAAAGATTCAAATAGAAAACCTACCATTACGAATATTAATGAAGATGTTAAAGTAGTTTTTGAATTACTTCAATTAGACGAAATTTTAGGTCAAAATGTAGTTGTTGTTTAAATTTCGGATTATATGACGTGAGAAAATTTTTAGATTTGTCAAATATTAATAGTATTGTTATAGAGAAGTTGAAATTTTAGCTTCTCTTTTTTGCTTAGGTTTTAGAGTAGATAGCGAGAGGATATCGTCTTAATTGGATCATATAACAAACCGATCGCATCACAAAGCAGTGCACTGGATTAGAAGGCGCTATTTCTTAAATTACAAAACATCCTTTCGAGCGGGCGTCTTTATAGGATCACAGAACTAAATGATTGAATCACAAAGCATCTCCACCTATCAACGCGTCACAGCCTCATCACTAAACAATTATTTCCCCAAAACACCTTACTTGTTCTCCAGTAACTCAGTACGCACAATCTTTTAAAAAATGCATCTAATAGATTACTTCCCCAGAGTTAAAATCCACAAATCAGATAAACATAACAACTATTCGCCATGATATACCAACAAAACCACAAATATATCATTTATTTATCAAATCTATTAAATTATTATTAAATAGTAATACAAAACTATTACTTGGGGGAAATAAATAAATGGCGAAAAAGCAATACAATAAGTTCTTAAATACAGCAATCGCAGCAACAGTGGTAGCATCTGGAGCAGCAATGGTAGCACCAAATTCAGCTGATGCAAGCGAAAAGTTTTCAGATATAAAAGTAACAGATAATTTCTATGATGCTGTTATGAGCTTAGCAGATAGAGGTTTCGTTAAAGGATTTGAGGATGGTACATATGGTCCGCATAAAAGTATCACGCGCGGACAAGTGGCAGTCATCCTAGCGAATGCATTAGGGTTAGATAAAGAAAACGTAACAAATCCAGAATTTAAAGACGTTTCAACAGATCATCCTTATTATAGTTCGATTGCCGCTTTACAAAATGCAGGTTATGTGGCTGGTTTTGAAGATGGAACATTTAAACCAGGGGAACCAATTAACCGATATCATATGGCTTTAATCTTAAAAGCCGCATATAACTTATCAGCATCAAATGTGGATGTACTTCCATTCACAGATGTTTATAAAAATTACAAAGAACCAATTGCCGCACTTTACGAAAATGGCGTAACTGCAGGTAAAACACCAAATTCATTTAATGGTTTAGATAATGTAACACGTAGCCAAATGGCATTGTTTATTGTAGCTGCTGAAAAAGCAGTAAACCCTACGATTACTATTAGCGAAATTACAGACAATAAAGTTGTGACAACAAAAGGCGAATATTCAATTGCTCCAGAAGCTGCTGGAATTTTTGCAGAAGCAAATGAAACAGCGTTAAAAAATGCACTAGCTCAAGTAAAAGTTGTAGCAGGTAAAATCGTAGAAGTACAAGCTTTAACATTAAACAGCGCCGGTACTGCTGAAACACCAGTTGTATTCAATGGTAGCGCTACAAAAATTGGTGCATTAACAATTAATGCCGACCATGTTGAAGTGAATAACTTAGAAGTTACTGGAGATATTACAATTACTGATAGTGTATCAACTCAAACAAAATTAATACAAGTAAAATCAAACGGTGAATTAATTGTAGAAGAATCTGTTCAACCAGTAGCAGCTAGAGCTTTCTTCTCGTTAATGGCTGCAACAGGAGAAGTAGGACCAACGATTACACTGGAACAATCTTCAGTTCAAGGAGTTCAAGCAAAAAGAAACAATTTAGTATTAATTTCTGATACTAAGCTAGGTCAAATCACTGTTGCACCAGCAGTATCTACTATTAAAGTTGATAGTAAAGTAGATAAAGTTGTTGTTGATCACTCAGTGGCAATCTCGGGTAATGCAACAATTAATGAATTATCAGTAGAAAACGAAGCAAATGTTTCAGTAAATGTTACTGGTGTAGTAAAAAACCTAATCGTTAAAAATGGAACATCAAAGGTTGAATTAGGTTCATCTACTCAAGTTGAAGCTGTGAAGGTACCAGTTGCATCTACTCCTTCAACAATTATTTCAAACTACGATGATGTAAAAGATAACATTATTTCTATCGTTGATGATGAAGGCACTGAAATTGATGAATTAACAGACGCAGAAGCTTATCAAATTTTCTTAAAAGATATTACGAATGCTTCTGAAGGTGAAACTGTTGAATTAAGACGTGACATTACGGTTACTTCCCCATTAGTAATTGATAAAGCAATTACATTAGAAGGTAATGGTCATAATCTGGTGATCAACACTGGTAGCGATGATTATAGTAATACATTAAAATCATTATTTATCAGCGCAGATGCAACACTTCAAAACATGATTGTTGAAAACGGCGAATTAACAAATGACAACTTGATCGAAGTACAAGATGCAAATGTAACACTAAATAATGTTGCTATTCTTAATAGTAAACGTGCTGGTATTGCGCTTCTTGCTGGCGGTAAAATGACTCTTCAAGGTGAAATTACATTAAACGGTAATACTTGGGGCGGTATTGATGTAAGTAAAGAAGGCTCTCACTTAACAATTGCTGAGGATGCAATGATTCATTATGATGGTGCGAAAAAAGTAAACGGACAAGTTACTCCGATTGTTTATATCGACAATTTAGCGAAAAACATTGATCCGAACGCTTATGTAACAGACAACGCTGGAATTTTACCTGAAGCTGTATATGTATTAAAAGGTAAAGACGAATCAAATGTAGAAACAAACGATATTTCAACTAAAGAAGAAGCAAACTTTGTATGGTTTGGTGGAACACCGATTTCTGAAGAAGATGCAATTGCAAAATTCTTAGGAGATATCGAAGAAGCTGAAGCAGGTGACACTGTTGAATTAGCTCGTGACATCACATTGACTCAACCATTAGC
Above is a genomic segment from Lysinibacillus sp. PLM2 containing:
- a CDS encoding anti-sigma factor antagonist, with amino-acid sequence MFRFNIKEEHEKTIVHLDGDLDIEATEVIEGELMNDLKNTSGFVELDFKNIDFVDSSGIGLLITLISFLKDSNRKPTITNINEDVKVVFELLQLDEILGQNVVVV